GCATCAAATGGTTTGTTACTATCTCCTTAGTTGAAGTAGACTACTACTCCTTTTACCCTAAGGGATATTTTTGCAACTCGGTTTTCTTTCATCTCCTTGCTCACTAATTTATGattggtgtttttaaaaaccatgACTGACGATTTGATGGACATTTCCATCTTCTGAAGTGGCTTGCCAGGAGTCTCATAATTGTTTAATGATGGCTTTCATGAGAGCCATATACTAGGTAGGCATGTTTAATGTATATGCAAATGTCTCTACTGGTAATAACTACCATTTTCCTTTTGAACTTTTCTAATTTCCCAGTTCAGGTTGTCTAAGGGTGGTTTTACACTGCCCAATGTAAGAACATCCATCAGCGCTTGTTTTCAGTGGCCTGATTACACAGGCAGATGAAAAATGAATGCCGGAGAAACAATTGGTACCATAGTCATTCCTCCCACTTTCTTTTCTATTCATTATGGGCAGtgcatccctgattacacaggaagATGTGCCGCCAATAATCGGTTGAGGGGCATCCCGATGAAAGATGCCCCTCAATCACAAACAAGTGTTTGCTCGTTGAACGAGTGTTCCTATGAACACTTATGGCTGATATTGGCCTGATTATTGGGCGATCTAAGAGGGGCTTAGCACTCTATTACAATTGATCTCACCGCTgtgcaaaaaaaatctttttaaggTGATTCAGCATGCAGTGCTAAATACTAACTAAGTGCTGCAGCCCCTTCACTCTCAGGATTGTGGGGCTCCTAGAGTTTGCACCACCCAACAATCAAAACGTGATTCTAGAGATATGCCATTATTTTATaggatgggaataaccctttaattctAGTTCTGTAAGCAGGCTTTTCTGATTCTAGCCTGTCTGCTTCAGCTAAAGCTGTCACCAATGTAGTAAACCTGAAAAACTGCCACTTGCAAGTAGGAAAACACATTCCTTGTGGTAGATCTTAGGACTGGTAACTCATTTAGCCAGCTTTTCTTtagagcacttaaaggggttctttctcTGTGCAAGCGGGCATGCAAGGTTAAAGCATCTCAGCTcgttttcaagtgaatgggagctgagcagcAATAACATGGCACTGCCTCTACACTTTGAGCATAGCTGTGCTTCCAGCTGGGTTCTCAGTGGTTGTTCTGCAGGGATTACTGGAAATGGCTGCaggtaacagctgatcggtgtggggggggggggggggggtcggggggcaTGTGTCAGACCTCCATCAATCTGATGTTTAAACACCTTTAATCCTCAATTCTATTTGcctaactagaactgactgggcctcaCAGGAAATGTTTTAAAGACTTCCCCACACACATCTCGGCCCCCTTAATGCAGACCTCAGACAGGaccaaaaaaataatactcacctctcttctccTCCTGCAGTCGCCTATGCTCTTCATGTAGCACTCCATCTAGGCACGCACTACACTGTGATTTGACTACACCCTGTCCTGAAGCTGTGCGTTGCCAGGACTCAGTGTAGTTTTGGCGCtcggagaagaagaacagggattAATACAAGTGCAAGGACTAGGAGCAccatactcaccactccctggaaCCTGAAAATAAATCTAATTGTCCTCCTGCCGGCCCCTTCCTGAGTTCGGGCCCAGTAGCAGCCACTTCCCTTGCTTCCTGCCCCTGCTCAAAAAATCTCAAGTGTAAAAGCTATTTGGCGGTGCCACATCTACTCACGGTTCTGGCAAACAATGTACTTTGTTTACATTTCCCTCATTAatgttacagtaaaaaaaaattacatgccATTTCTTACAAGCCAAAAAACACGAAGGaaaagacacatatgcacatAAAACTCCAATGGTAAGGCATAAGGTGGGTTGAAATAACCATAACATGTCCTAAAGAACACATGGTTTACAGGTCTTTGCTATGAATGATACTTTTAAATATCCTATTCACAACTACAATTGTAATCTTATATATCTTGCTGGTACCAGAGTGACAAACATAGTGCAACTGTCACTAACAATGCAATACAGAAACTAAAATTAGAGAAAGAAACAATATATTGTGTCATAAGGTCAAATTTTAAATTAGGTTCATGTGGTTAGGTTACCCTACCATTCTATTAAGGGCTAGGTCTTGACAGCTTTGTATTACTGACACAGAACATCCTGAATAAGAATGTTGAAATATCTAAAGACTTAAATTATACAAGAGGAAAATCAATATGTGGTGCCAAACGAGAATTAGTGAGATTATGCAATCAATATTTTCAAtgagtgaggcctcatgcacacgacagtattttttagcgTCCCGCAAAATgtggttctgttgttccgtggccgtttttgcttccgttgcgcttccgtgtgtccgtgttaccgtttttttgcggcccgtcagaaatcctggaatggtgaaaaaaatggcattttaatatctccacccaggatactggtataaatcaggggcacctgagtatgcatttgtggccattttctgtagtctttccagagtacagaggttattttggctgcttctctttgctgtatcaccatgtctgattcagaggaagaggtcttactgcATTGGCTCGTTTCTCGGCAATGGGGTCCGCGCCCTCCTTTGTTGAATGATGAACCGACTAGAAGGCGacgtttttgggtccatccgattgtttcccaacgctaccggaaaggacacttccataccctctaccaagatctgcggctgcatccagagaagttctttgccttctgtcggatgtcagtgggtacatttgattgcttgctgtcatctctacgtactgtccttacctttatggacaccaatatgaggtaaggctcattgtcacgttgaggtaagcagtatagtacttgtaaagtTGCACCAGTAATGTGCAGTGCTTGTGTCAGGGggaacatgtgctagaaaatggctgctgtgagacatgtgctactgtttcctGAAGTCACCTtttttaatcctatttttattggggggtgtatttttttatttaacttcttGCAAACCTGCCACATATGAttcttttgttttgggtttggttTATTTTAGCAGCTTTAAAACGTGTGTTCATCTAAAGGGCTCCAGACACTCCATGATTCCTCGCCATTCGCCTGTAGtttggttaaggctactttcacacttgcgcttgatcggatccgttctgaacggatccgatcatattaatgcagacggaggctccgttcagtacggatccgtctgcattaataactttaaaaaatttcgcaagtgcgcaagtagcctgcgcggatccgttcagactttcaatgtaaagtcaatgggggacggatccgcttgaagattgagccatatggtgacatcttcaagcggatccgttcccattgacttacattgtaagtctgaacggatccgcacgcctccgcacggccaggcggacacccgaacgctgcaagcagcgttcagctgtccgcctgtccgtgcggaggcgagcggagcggaggctgaacgccgccagactgatgcagtctgagcggatccgcatccattcagactgcatcagggctggacggaggcgttcgggtccgctcgtgagctccttcaaacggagctcacgagcggaccgacgaacgctagtgtgaaagtagcctaaaattgtgtttttagtcAGTCACTCAGCCATGTTACTGCAGGCTGTTACATGCTTTTTTTGGCTTCTAGACAATTTTCACCAAATACAGGTGTATGCGTTTGTGTTTAGGAGTGTGTGAACGAATTGGGTCACTCTGTCAGGTTCGCTAGCAGCGTGTACCACCCTATTAGAAGTCTATAtcccagtctgttcacttttttaggggattgtgctgctgccaacccctcAGATTTCCTTGTAACGTTCACATAATGCCTATTGCTCGCAGATTTCTAACCTTGCACATAACTATCTGCATATTCCAAAGGGAAGAAACACTGTTTTTGTTAAAATTGTTAAATTAGTGTTAGTACTGGCCCACCCCAAATGATGCTTTGGTATGGTTTGTATTCCCCATTGCCAACATAATTTTGTTTAAGCAACCATGGACATGGTGCAGTGATGGCAAGCCGTTTTCAGACAGAGTTGCGACTGGTCATCCATCATTTGTCTTGTTTACTGCCCAAAGCACACCAGACAATTTTGCAGGAATACTGTAGTACAATATAGTTGTGCCTTTTGGTTTTTAACCATTTGCTAGACAATGCATGAATTAATTCCATGCTGCCTGTCGCTTGAATTGTGTGCTTTCGGCAGATCAATGCTCTGTAAAGTCTAGGGTGTATATTTGTTAACCCTCGAATTTACAATGGGTGTGGGCGCACACAGAGAGGCCCTTCCCATAGGTTACGCTCCACTAGACATAGTGTGGTTAAAAATCATGTAGTGTATAGAACATTGTTAAGgaatccagactctgttgttccgttactttttttttttttttctctcaacagattccttgccactgggaactcttttgcatccctgcatttcgagtttctattaggaacctccacgatctcgagaattgttcgacacacttgccatgtcatctggcagcaactccgagagacggtgatgccgcagcccaaggtggacgattggcttcggatcgctgagggctttcaAAATTCTGCTCAGttcccaaactgcattggggcaatggatggcaagtcCAGTAGACttcccggatatgcaggtccgctggctccatttgtcattgtggcggatgaagggttcgcattgactccacatgttatgcgtccctttccaaagcgtggtttggatgtcaggaggcgtatcttcaactaccggttgactcgtgcccgtcggtatgtggagtgcgctttcgggatactctctagcaagtggagggtgtttttgtcatccatacagatggatccagagaatcctaccctggtgattaaagcttgtgttgttctgcacaacttcaccaggattcacgaggcttcctcttctgtagacttggaagatcttccaacGTCTTCAGATTTGGGCTTGGAAAGGACCCGGCATAGACGaccagggactgcaggcattgcagttcgtgaactctttgcagactactttcaCAGCCAAGAGGgttccttgccatggcagagggacgctattcgtggcagtttttgaaatcttctgggctcgttagttttttgttcttttctagatagattacttgaatttattgtattagtggagtgtagggactcgcaaggtaatgaggacccttgacgtgggcttgcgtgctgagattttgtggacatcgcatattttattctatctacaCATTATTTTATATGATGCTTTGGTCTAAATTTAGTTAGACTATTTCATCTTTATACTTCGAGTCTTTTGTCCATAAcattttctaatacctcatcttGAAAGTAATGAAATTTAAAGGTGCGGTGCATCTTAATAAAGTTTTTCATTTGGAGATACTGTGCATGTGCTTTTTGGCATTTAAAAGACAAAATGAGAAGGTCAATGGTTTGTgtaatgtttaaaataaaaagcaGACACATTTTGGGTgcacaaaataattttttctgaAACTATTCAGCACCAAAACAGGTAAGGTACGACATTGTTTTcaaaaaaacacaacaatcaAATTTTACACTAAAAAACCAacaccaaataaaaaaattacaactcaAACAGGTCCTGAGTAAAAGACCCTGCAGGAAAGGAGGACCGTGGccttccctgagcctgctgtggtGGGACAGTGGGCAAACTGCCCTGGTAAATGCCCTGTGCTGCCCCTTGCATATGGCCATGGGGTGGCCCGTACTGGGGGTGTGGTGCAAAAGAAGGCGCCTGCGTCGGTTGCCTTTCAACTGCAAATTGTCCGGGCATTTGGGGTTGCCCCTCACTTTCCAGATCCTTCTTCCAGGTATTTAATCTACTCAGAATGTCCCCATGATTTGGGATTGCAAACAGCTTCAAGACTACTGCAATTGAAGCCACGCACTCATTGTACTCTGTTTCCGGCACTTTCTTCATCAGGGGCCCTAATCCCCGGAGCATTTTCTCCTCCACTCCGTCACTCCGCCTCTGTGCCAGAAAATCAATGACGCGTGCGTCAATAACCtcccgactctctggcacagaggtggagggagggacttggcggcgGCATCTTGGCTGCGGCTGCCTGACACGGGGTGGACTGGAGAGTGGTTGTTGTTGCTGGCCCTGTGAAGAATCCTCCGGGTCCTCTGCCAGCGTTGGTTCGGGACTTCTTTCAGGTGAAAAAACAGCGGGAGTTTCACTCCCATCCGAAGCAGACTCCTCAGAgggttccagactgtccacagtactgtttttcaaagacatgtaaaaactCAATTAGATATCTTTTAAGAAACTTTACAGAAAATGAACAGTGATATTAGGTGTTATCAGCcgtatacatacactatatatatatggagTGGCTCCATACAACATAATGAAAGAGAATACGCAATAAACACATGCATCTATGTGAACAGTGCAATTCCTAATGTATTTCCAATATATAGGGCAAGATGGGTCACAACTGGTAAAGCGCTAATGGTAATGTAATGGTAAACCATGGTTTGCTGGTTGAAGCAGTCCAGCGAAAGAAGAGGAATACTCATTCCAGGCACAAAACCTGTGCGGATATTGACGCCATCTCACCAGTATGTGGCCTGCTTCAACCATACCAACATACAAGACGTAGGGTCTAACTGGTTGAACTTCTTTTACGGCTAACTAATAACATGTACTGGGCCACAATTGTGCATGATGAGAGCAGTCATTCAGATACGGCTGGTCAAGCCTCGAAGGAACATCATTTTAAACCATTATCATAGGATTTTGGTTTTTTTTCATTGTACACGAACAAACCAAGGAATCAATGTTGGTCCTGGTGCCATACATTGAAAGCAATGTAAATGACGTGGGCAATACGAAAAGGGTATCAAATTCCgacatgtcattaaaaaaaaggtatctatatgggaactataaaagcaCCCGCTAATGTCAAAAAACTGATATACTAATCAGGACTCGCATCAAAACGGGAGACATGCACATTTTGAGGTATAAATGACCTATCCCTATGAAAAGTTCCAAAGATTATCGTGGTGTAAGACCAACAGGAGCCAAACACGCAGAACATCTGTATGATGAGATAATGCGTGCAGAGTGCACTTGGCTTGTCGTTTGTGAAATCCTTTCAATATTAAAAACATCTATGTTCTGGGACCTGCCCAAAATTGCTGCAGCAGGAACCAAACAGAGAGGGGGTGCTATATGCGCActacacgtgtcgtctcatcatacagctcagcAGCGGGATTGACTGGTGTGACTCTTCCACATAAAGTGATGAACACAACCAACCCCAGGCATGTGCAAACTGATGCCCACCATCTGATGCACAACGtcaactccaagcaggactggttaACTTACAGCTATGAAGGCATGCTTGGCGTGTGCCTTCTAAAAATGTGGGATTGTGACATTTTGTACATGGCAGGCCCCCAGAAAGTATATGCCTTCCAAAGTACAACACAAATGAACCCATTACTTTCGTGTACACATTAGGTGAGGCATACACAATTGAAAGATTAAGCACAATGAGAAATGGAACAACAAATCATAATttacttacggcctcaagtccATAACGGGTTTGAGAAACTGCAACTGGGCAGTG
This sequence is a window from Bufo gargarizans isolate SCDJY-AF-19 chromosome 5, ASM1485885v1, whole genome shotgun sequence. Protein-coding genes within it:
- the LOC122939663 gene encoding uncharacterized protein LOC122939663, with protein sequence MDLRPTVDSLEPSEESASDGSETPAVFSPERSPEPTLAEDPEDSSQGQQQQPLSSPPRVRQPQPRCRRQVPPSTSVPESREVIDARVIDFLAQRRSDGVEEKMLRGLGPLMKKVPETEYNECVASIAVVLKLFAIPNHGDILSRLNTWKKDLESEGQPQMPGQFAVERQPTQAPSFAPHPQYGPPHGHMQGAAQGIYQGSLPTVPPQQAQGRPRSSFPAGSFTQDLFEL